In Streptomyces sp. NBC_01551, one DNA window encodes the following:
- a CDS encoding SRPBCC family protein, giving the protein MARRLRPVGLDFIEVAPVRHVFTAEVAAAPETVYRALAEEVEGWPRWFRAVTVARPTHGGAGREVKLVGGVRFRETIMAADPGQRYAYRVDETNAPGMRALLEEWRLTPSGTGTRVRWTFATDGPKPFRLALAAARPGLGHSFRQAVRALDTRLATRRAAGDR; this is encoded by the coding sequence ATGGCTCGCCGACTCCGCCCCGTGGGGCTCGACTTCATCGAGGTCGCCCCGGTCCGGCACGTCTTCACGGCCGAGGTCGCCGCCGCGCCGGAGACGGTGTACCGGGCGCTGGCGGAGGAAGTCGAGGGCTGGCCGCGCTGGTTCAGGGCGGTGACCGTGGCCCGGCCGACGCACGGCGGCGCGGGCCGCGAGGTCAAGCTGGTCGGCGGGGTCCGGTTCCGCGAGACGATCATGGCCGCGGACCCGGGGCAGCGCTACGCGTACCGGGTCGACGAGACCAATGCCCCCGGCATGCGGGCCCTGTTGGAGGAATGGCGGCTCACTCCCTCGGGCACCGGAACCCGCGTCCGCTGGACCTTCGCGACCGACGGCCCGAAGCCCTTCCGGCTGGCCCTGGCCGCCGCCCGCCCGGGCCTCGGCCACTCCTTCCGCCAGGCGGTCCGCGCCCTGGACACCCGCTTGGCGACCCGCCGCGCGGCGGGCGACCGCTAG
- a CDS encoding PLP-dependent cysteine synthase family protein, giving the protein MSTTGSTRSTGATVTTVDVDRTDADYRAWLKEAVRKVQADANRSADTHLLRFPLPEAWGIDLYLKDESTHPTGSLKHRLARSLFLYALCNGWVRPGRPVIEASSGSTAVSEAYFAKLIGVPFIAVMPRTTSPEKCRLIEFHGGACHFVDDPMKMYEESADLAARTGGHYMDQFTYAERATDWRGNNNIAESMYQQLRLERYPEPAWIVATAGTGGTSATIARYVHYMQHDTRICVPDPENSCFFDGWTNNDPHASSDCGSRIEGIGRPRMEPSFVPGAIDRMMKVPDAASVAACRALEQAIGRKAGGSTGTGLWSALKIVSEMVAEGRTGSVVTLLCDPGDRYLDKYYSDEWLAAQGLDIAPYAKTLDTLLTTGDWREPVA; this is encoded by the coding sequence ATGAGCACCACCGGCAGCACCCGCAGCACCGGCGCGACGGTCACGACCGTCGACGTCGACCGCACTGACGCGGACTACCGCGCCTGGCTGAAGGAAGCCGTCCGCAAGGTCCAGGCGGACGCCAACCGCTCCGCCGACACCCACCTGCTGCGCTTCCCGCTCCCCGAGGCCTGGGGCATCGACCTCTACCTGAAGGACGAGTCCACCCACCCCACGGGCTCCCTCAAGCACCGCCTCGCCCGGTCCCTGTTCCTGTACGCCCTCTGCAACGGCTGGGTCCGCCCCGGCCGCCCGGTCATCGAGGCGTCCAGCGGCTCGACCGCCGTCTCAGAGGCGTACTTCGCCAAGCTGATCGGCGTGCCGTTCATCGCGGTCATGCCGAGGACGACCAGCCCGGAGAAGTGCCGCCTCATCGAATTCCACGGCGGCGCATGCCACTTCGTCGACGACCCCATGAAGATGTACGAGGAGTCGGCGGACCTCGCGGCCCGGACCGGCGGCCACTACATGGACCAGTTCACGTACGCGGAGCGCGCGACGGACTGGCGCGGCAACAACAACATCGCGGAATCGATGTACCAGCAGCTGCGCCTGGAGCGGTACCCCGAGCCCGCGTGGATCGTGGCGACCGCGGGCACCGGTGGCACCTCCGCGACCATCGCGCGCTACGTGCACTACATGCAGCACGACACCCGCATCTGCGTCCCGGACCCGGAGAACTCCTGTTTCTTCGACGGCTGGACCAACAACGACCCGCACGCGAGCAGCGATTGCGGCTCGCGCATCGAGGGCATCGGGCGGCCGCGGATGGAGCCGAGCTTCGTTCCGGGCGCCATAGACCGCATGATGAAGGTGCCGGACGCGGCGAGCGTGGCCGCGTGCCGGGCGCTGGAGCAGGCCATCGGGCGCAAGGCGGGCGGCTCGACCGGCACCGGCCTGTGGAGCGCCCTGAAGATCGTCTCGGAGATGGTCGCGGAGGGCCGCACGGGCAGCGTGGTCACCCTGCTGTGCGACCCGGGCGACCGCTACCTCGACAAGTACTACTCGGACGAGTGGCTGGCGGCGCAAGGCCTCGACATCGCCCCGTACGCGAAGACCCTCGACACGCTCCTGACGACGGGGGACTGGCGCGAGCCGGTCGCCTGA
- a CDS encoding ATP-binding protein: MISHSRRYCVVELQALPSRIGQVRRIVSAQLRHWQLDPLIDRAALGVTELLSNVHRHAQPDKACTVEIEFRLGRLTVSVYDSDPRLPVLREARADALDSPDALDALETCGRGLALVEAVSEAWGARPQDAGPGKVVWFSLRATPAPAAPTGTVRIDTALPVREPAPAAFVAVDPGAVAVGVPVAVSVGARPG; the protein is encoded by the coding sequence GTGATCAGTCATTCCCGCAGGTACTGCGTCGTCGAACTGCAAGCCCTGCCGTCGCGGATCGGTCAGGTCCGAAGAATCGTTTCTGCTCAACTGCGCCACTGGCAGCTCGACCCGCTCATAGACCGGGCTGCGCTCGGCGTGACGGAGCTGCTCAGCAACGTCCACCGCCACGCGCAGCCGGACAAGGCGTGCACCGTCGAGATCGAGTTCCGCCTCGGCCGCCTCACCGTCTCGGTGTACGACAGCGATCCGCGGCTTCCGGTCCTGCGCGAGGCGCGGGCGGACGCCCTGGACTCGCCGGACGCCCTCGACGCGCTGGAGACCTGCGGACGCGGCCTCGCGCTCGTCGAGGCCGTCAGCGAGGCCTGGGGGGCGCGGCCGCAGGACGCCGGCCCGGGCAAGGTCGTGTGGTTCTCGCTGCGGGCCACGCCCGCGCCCGCCGCGCCGACCGGCACGGTCCGCATCGATACCGCCCTGCCCGTACGAGAGCCCGCGCCGGCGGCGTTCGTCGCCGTCGATCCGGGAGCCGTCGCCGTCGGCGTGCCGGTGGCGGTGTCGGTCGGCGCCCGGCCCGGGTAG
- a CDS encoding ROK family protein yields MNGNGAPPRVGDETTGSTASARTKLERGRGALGPALELVHTGRAPTRAVLTAELGVTRATAGAVAAELEALGLIRVDSRPGGAGGTQGRPSHRLSVDENGPVALAAQVHPDGFRAALVGLGGRIVATAPGKVTVSADPAQVLGAVVGAGATLLARSGRRCVGAGLAVPSAVAEPEGTALNPLHLAWPAGAPVRDIFAECVKAAGIDGPALTGNDVNLAALAEHRHGAGRSAQHLLCVATGHRGVGGALVLDGRLHSGSSGLALEVGHLTVNPEGRPCHCGSRGCLDVEADPLAFLTAAGRIPGPEVSLLQQARDLLREEYAEPAVRAAAEELIDRLGLGLAGLVNILNPDRIILGGLHRELLDADPERLRAVVADRSLWGRSGGVPILPCTLDHNSLVGAAELAWQPVLDDPLGALGAAA; encoded by the coding sequence ATGAACGGCAACGGGGCCCCGCCGCGGGTGGGGGATGAGACCACGGGGTCCACGGCGTCCGCGAGGACCAAGCTGGAGCGGGGCCGGGGCGCGCTCGGACCGGCGCTGGAGCTCGTCCACACCGGCCGGGCCCCGACCCGGGCGGTCCTCACGGCCGAGCTCGGCGTCACCCGCGCCACCGCCGGAGCCGTCGCCGCCGAGCTGGAGGCGCTCGGTCTGATCCGCGTCGACTCCCGCCCGGGCGGCGCGGGCGGCACCCAGGGCCGCCCCTCGCACCGGCTCTCCGTCGACGAGAACGGCCCGGTCGCGCTGGCCGCGCAGGTACACCCGGACGGGTTCCGGGCCGCCCTGGTCGGCCTCGGCGGCCGGATCGTGGCGACCGCCCCCGGCAAGGTCACCGTCTCCGCCGACCCGGCCCAGGTGCTCGGCGCGGTGGTCGGGGCGGGAGCCACGCTGCTCGCGCGCAGCGGCCGCCGCTGCGTCGGCGCGGGCCTCGCCGTGCCGTCGGCCGTCGCCGAGCCGGAGGGGACGGCGCTCAACCCGCTGCACCTGGCCTGGCCGGCCGGTGCTCCCGTACGGGACATCTTCGCGGAGTGCGTCAAGGCCGCCGGGATCGACGGCCCCGCCCTGACCGGCAACGACGTCAACCTCGCCGCGCTCGCCGAGCACCGCCACGGCGCGGGGCGCAGCGCCCAGCACCTGCTCTGCGTGGCCACCGGCCACCGCGGCGTCGGCGGCGCGCTGGTGCTCGACGGCCGCCTGCACAGCGGGAGTTCCGGACTGGCCTTGGAGGTCGGCCACCTCACCGTGAACCCGGAGGGGCGGCCCTGCCACTGCGGCAGCCGGGGCTGCCTCGACGTCGAGGCCGACCCGCTGGCCTTCCTGACCGCGGCGGGCCGCATCCCGGGCCCCGAGGTGTCGCTCCTCCAGCAGGCCCGCGACCTGCTGCGCGAGGAGTACGCCGAGCCCGCCGTGCGGGCGGCCGCCGAGGAGCTCATCGACCGGCTCGGCCTCGGCCTCGCGGGTCTGGTGAACATCCTCAACCCGGACCGCATCATCCTGGGCGGCCTGCACCGGGAGCTGCTGGACGCGGACCCGGAGCGGCTGCGCGCGGTCGTCGCGGACCGGAGCCTGTGGGGGCGCAGCGGGGGAGTGCCGATCCTGCCGTGCACCCTGGACCACAACAGCCTGGTCGGCGCGGCGGAGCTGGCGTGGCAGCCGGTGCTCGACGACCCGCTGGGGGCCCTGGGAGCGGCGGCCTGA
- a CDS encoding alpha-ketoglutarate-dependent dioxygenase AlkB, with the protein MDGELFPRERTLIAPGAVHVPDWLGPERQRELLAACREWARPPAGLRTVRTPGGGTMTARQVCLGLHWYPYAYARTAVDGDGAPVKPMPGWLAQLGRDAVAAAYGDAVDGTTASYDIALINFYDTDARMGMHRDAEEKSAAPVVSLSLGDACVFRFGNTASRGRPYRDVELRSGDLFVFGGPSRLAYHGVPRVLPGTAPAGLGLTGRLNITLRVGGLGQPAPGTD; encoded by the coding sequence ATGGACGGGGAACTCTTCCCGCGCGAGCGGACCCTGATCGCCCCCGGCGCGGTGCACGTGCCCGACTGGCTCGGACCGGAGCGGCAGCGGGAGCTGCTCGCCGCCTGCCGGGAGTGGGCGCGCCCGCCCGCCGGGCTGCGGACGGTGCGCACGCCCGGCGGCGGGACGATGACCGCCCGGCAGGTGTGCCTCGGGCTGCACTGGTACCCGTACGCCTACGCCCGCACGGCCGTCGACGGCGACGGGGCGCCGGTGAAGCCGATGCCGGGATGGCTCGCGCAACTGGGCCGGGACGCCGTGGCCGCCGCGTACGGCGACGCCGTCGACGGCACCACAGCCTCCTACGACATCGCGCTGATCAACTTCTACGACACGGACGCCCGGATGGGCATGCACCGCGACGCCGAGGAGAAGTCCGCGGCCCCGGTGGTCTCCCTCAGCCTCGGCGACGCCTGCGTCTTCCGGTTCGGCAACACCGCCTCGCGCGGACGCCCGTACCGGGACGTCGAGCTGCGCAGCGGGGACCTGTTCGTCTTCGGCGGTCCGAGCCGGCTGGCGTATCACGGGGTGCCGAGGGTGCTGCCCGGGACCGCCCCGGCCGGGCTGGGCCTGACCGGGCGGCTGAACATCACCCTCCGCGTCGGCGGGCTCGGGCAGCCGGCGCCGGGGACGGACTAG
- a CDS encoding maleylpyruvate isomerase family mycothiol-dependent enzyme: MKTDDFVKTLVREGELLADTAERAGTEAPVPTCPQWRVSDLLRHTGAVHRWAAGFVAEAVVDPVPFPDAPELVGPELLAWFREGHADLVRTLAGAPADVQCWTFLPTAAPSPLAFWARRQAHETAVHRMDAEAALGVEFAPVDPEFAEDGVDELLTGFHARPRSRVRTPEPRVLRVRAADTGAVWTVHLSAEPPRTVVGDTGELVDCEVTDTAAWLYAALWNRLPLAGPGVSGDLDLARLWIETGRV, from the coding sequence ATGAAGACGGATGACTTCGTGAAGACGCTGGTACGGGAAGGCGAGCTGCTCGCCGACACCGCGGAACGGGCGGGTACGGAGGCCCCGGTGCCCACGTGTCCGCAGTGGCGGGTCTCGGATCTGCTGCGGCACACGGGCGCGGTGCACCGCTGGGCGGCCGGGTTCGTCGCGGAGGCGGTCGTGGACCCGGTGCCGTTCCCGGACGCGCCCGAACTGGTCGGCCCGGAGCTGCTGGCGTGGTTCCGCGAGGGGCACGCGGACCTCGTCCGCACCCTGGCCGGGGCCCCGGCCGATGTGCAGTGCTGGACTTTCCTGCCGACGGCCGCGCCCTCGCCGCTGGCCTTCTGGGCGCGGCGCCAGGCGCACGAGACGGCCGTCCACCGGATGGACGCCGAGGCGGCGCTGGGCGTCGAGTTCGCTCCGGTGGACCCCGAGTTCGCGGAGGACGGGGTGGACGAGCTGCTCACCGGTTTCCACGCGCGCCCGCGCAGCCGGGTGCGGACCCCGGAGCCCCGGGTGCTGCGGGTCCGGGCGGCCGACACCGGGGCGGTGTGGACCGTACACCTGTCCGCGGAGCCGCCGCGGACGGTGGTGGGGGACACGGGCGAGCTGGTGGACTGCGAGGTGACCGATACGGCGGCCTGGCTGTACGCGGCCCTGTGGAACCGGCTCCCGCTGGCCGGGCCGGGGGTGTCGGGCGACCTGGACCTGGCCCGGCTGTGGATCGAGACGGGCCGCGTCTGA
- a CDS encoding DUF6332 family protein: MGRRTQADRDAITVEIAYAVFSGIFVAALVFGAVAGPALVFSLPEAARRALTVTGPVLAAAVFLLRAVHVLWRFARRPAHDGR; encoded by the coding sequence ATGGGGCGACGTACGCAGGCGGACCGTGACGCGATCACCGTCGAGATCGCGTACGCCGTGTTCAGCGGGATCTTCGTGGCCGCCCTGGTCTTCGGGGCGGTCGCCGGCCCGGCGCTGGTCTTCTCGCTCCCGGAAGCCGCGCGCCGCGCCCTGACGGTGACGGGCCCGGTCCTGGCCGCGGCGGTCTTCCTGCTCCGCGCGGTCCACGTACTGTGGCGCTTCGCCCGCCGCCCCGCGCACGACGGCCGTTAG
- a CDS encoding DoxX family membrane protein, which yields MAQERWDRPMFAPASAPGTTVTHDVGLLVLRLVVGLSMVGHGMQKLFGWFGGPGLSATGKGFTLAGYPAGDAMAVIAGLSETLGGLGLALGLLTPLAGAALIGIFINVLDVRGLSAFFPPKGVELEVLLLAGALTLTLTGPGRFSVDHFLPVLRESRPRYSVLAVVLGVVVGLIVLLIRD from the coding sequence ATGGCGCAAGAACGATGGGACCGCCCGATGTTCGCCCCCGCGTCGGCCCCCGGCACCACCGTGACCCACGACGTCGGCCTGCTGGTGCTCCGGCTCGTCGTCGGCCTCTCCATGGTCGGCCACGGCATGCAGAAGCTCTTCGGATGGTTCGGCGGTCCCGGGCTCTCCGCGACCGGCAAGGGCTTCACGCTGGCCGGATACCCCGCCGGGGACGCCATGGCCGTCATCGCCGGTCTCTCCGAGACCCTGGGCGGCCTCGGCCTCGCCCTCGGCCTGCTCACCCCGCTCGCCGGCGCGGCCCTGATCGGCATCTTCATCAACGTCCTCGACGTGCGGGGGCTCAGCGCCTTCTTCCCCCCGAAGGGCGTCGAACTCGAAGTGCTGCTGCTCGCCGGGGCCCTCACCCTCACGCTCACCGGGCCGGGCCGCTTCTCCGTCGACCACTTCCTCCCCGTACTGCGCGAGTCGCGGCCCCGGTACTCCGTGCTCGCGGTGGTGCTGGGCGTCGTCGTGGGACTCATCGTCCTGCTCATCCGGGACTGA
- a CDS encoding spherulation-specific family 4 protein produces MAPDRAVKALYAVLLTAALAAPAPGVTEAAGAARGAAGATGSAGSAGSLAKEARPAAAPAPRPRIPGVRGLEIAVPAYVWADDRMLAELTATGPAASVVVLNPGNGDAPFDAPWQARADALRAGTTATGERPKVLGYVHTDNGNRGLAAVKASVDNYLKTPDGRLHVDGIFFDVVSRDCGPANATRDHYAQLRRYVEDTMNAAGPGVPDLVVNNPGTAIADCYLEPGHRTADVFVTYEDTYEAYMSDGWPGGNVFDGEEGYRPGTELDPDGTAFWHLVHDVPDAAAMRATLRAAFARGAGYAYATSTVMPNPWNAGPAWPYRAQTAYAADLG; encoded by the coding sequence ATGGCCCCCGACCGCGCCGTGAAGGCCCTGTACGCCGTCCTGCTCACCGCCGCACTGGCCGCCCCGGCGCCCGGGGTGACCGAGGCGGCCGGTGCCGCCAGGGGCGCGGCCGGGGCCACCGGGTCCGCCGGATCCGCCGGGTCTCTCGCCAAGGAGGCGAGACCCGCGGCGGCGCCGGCCCCCAGACCCCGGATACCCGGCGTACGGGGCCTGGAGATCGCCGTCCCCGCGTACGTATGGGCCGACGACCGCATGCTCGCGGAACTCACCGCCACCGGCCCGGCCGCCTCGGTCGTCGTCCTCAACCCCGGCAACGGCGACGCCCCGTTCGACGCCCCCTGGCAGGCCCGCGCCGACGCCCTGCGCGCCGGGACCACGGCCACCGGCGAGCGGCCCAAGGTGCTCGGCTACGTCCACACCGACAACGGCAACCGCGGCCTCGCCGCCGTCAAGGCCTCCGTCGACAACTACCTCAAGACCCCCGACGGCCGCCTCCACGTGGACGGCATCTTCTTCGACGTCGTCAGCCGCGACTGCGGCCCCGCCAACGCCACCCGCGACCACTACGCGCAGCTCCGCCGCTACGTCGAGGACACCATGAACGCCGCCGGTCCCGGCGTCCCCGACCTGGTCGTCAACAACCCCGGGACCGCCATCGCGGACTGCTACCTGGAGCCCGGCCACCGCACGGCCGACGTCTTCGTCACGTACGAGGACACGTACGAGGCGTACATGTCCGACGGCTGGCCCGGCGGCAACGTCTTCGACGGTGAAGAGGGCTACCGCCCGGGCACCGAACTCGACCCGGACGGCACCGCGTTCTGGCACCTCGTCCACGACGTCCCCGACGCCGCGGCGATGCGCGCCACCCTCCGCGCGGCCTTCGCCCGCGGCGCGGGCTACGCGTACGCCACCAGCACGGTCATGCCCAACCCCTGGAACGCGGGCCCCGCCTGGCCGTACCGCGCCCAGACCGCGTACGCGGCCGACCTCGGCTAG
- a CDS encoding TetR/AcrR family transcriptional regulator gives MSTVRGARERARIEVTAAIKDEARRMLAAEGAAKLSLRAVARELGMVSSALYRYFPSRDELLTALIVDAYDSVGAAAEEADTRAVAAGEQPRARWVAVCEAVRAWALAHPHEYSLIYGSPVPGYSAPMDTVGPAARVGNTLIGIARAAHQGRGLALPPLPAALRPEAERMVADFAEGLPPEATAALVAAWAQLVGLISFDVFGQFNRVVEDRDAFFTHAAGRLAHEVGLPSV, from the coding sequence ATGAGCACCGTGCGAGGGGCCAGGGAACGGGCCCGCATCGAGGTCACCGCCGCCATCAAGGACGAGGCGCGCCGCATGCTCGCCGCCGAGGGCGCGGCCAAACTCTCGCTGCGCGCCGTCGCCCGCGAGCTCGGCATGGTCTCCTCGGCCCTCTACCGCTACTTCCCCAGCCGCGACGAACTGCTCACCGCGCTGATCGTCGACGCCTACGACAGCGTCGGCGCCGCCGCCGAGGAGGCCGACACCCGCGCCGTCGCCGCCGGCGAACAGCCCCGCGCCCGCTGGGTGGCGGTCTGTGAGGCCGTCCGCGCCTGGGCGCTGGCGCACCCGCACGAGTACTCGCTCATCTACGGCTCCCCGGTCCCCGGCTACAGCGCCCCGATGGACACCGTCGGTCCCGCCGCCCGCGTCGGCAACACCTTGATCGGCATCGCCCGCGCCGCCCACCAGGGCCGCGGCCTCGCCCTGCCGCCGCTGCCCGCCGCCCTGCGCCCCGAAGCCGAGCGGATGGTCGCGGACTTCGCCGAGGGCCTGCCCCCGGAGGCGACCGCCGCGCTGGTCGCGGCCTGGGCGCAGCTGGTCGGCCTCATCTCCTTCGACGTGTTCGGCCAGTTCAACCGGGTGGTCGAGGACCGTGACGCCTTCTTCACGCACGCCGCCGGCCGACTGGCGCACGAGGTCGGGCTGCCGTCCGTATGA
- a CDS encoding nitroreductase/quinone reductase family protein has protein sequence MNAPTPHYVQAGPLAIRFNALFGKLARHGISLAGSAELSVRGRTSGQMQRIPVNPHTHEGEQYLVSARGHSQWVRNMRVAGGGELRVGRKVRAFTVTEVTDPAAKAAVLRTYLQKWGWEVNRFFNGVTARSSEAELQAASADHPVFRLTTSN, from the coding sequence ATGAACGCGCCCACCCCGCACTACGTCCAGGCCGGTCCGCTCGCCATCCGCTTCAACGCGCTTTTCGGCAAGCTCGCCCGCCACGGGATCAGCCTGGCCGGCAGCGCGGAGCTGTCGGTGCGCGGCCGCACGTCCGGCCAGATGCAGCGGATCCCGGTCAACCCGCACACCCACGAGGGCGAGCAGTACCTGGTCTCGGCCCGCGGCCACTCCCAGTGGGTGCGCAACATGCGGGTCGCCGGCGGCGGGGAGCTGCGGGTGGGCCGCAAGGTGCGCGCCTTCACGGTCACCGAGGTCACCGACCCCGCGGCCAAGGCCGCCGTGCTGCGGACGTACCTGCAGAAGTGGGGCTGGGAGGTGAACCGCTTCTTCAACGGCGTCACCGCCCGATCCTCCGAAGCGGAACTCCAGGCGGCTTCCGCCGATCACCCGGTCTTCCGACTCACGACCTCAAACTGA
- a CDS encoding geranylgeranyl reductase family protein, which translates to MWDVVVVGAGPAGASAAHAAATAGRRVLLLEKAELPRYKTCGGGIIGPSRDALPPGFVLPLKDRIHAVTFSHNGKLTRTRRSKQMLFGLINRPEFDAGLVAEAEKAGATVRTGTAVARVEQHGAAVPDRRTVAVVLADGETVLARAVVGADGSASRIGAHVGVEMDTVDLGLEAEIPVPQTVAADWKGRVLIDWGPLPGSYGWVFPKGDTLTVGVISAKGEGAATKRYLDDFIARLGLAGFEPAVSSGHLTRCRKPESPLSRGRVLVAGDAAGLLEPWTREGISFALRSGRLAGEWAVKISEAQDAVDARRQALNYAFAVKAGLGVEMGVGKRMLTLFEARPGLLHAAITGFRPAWTSFARIVRGSTTLADLVRTYPLARRALHALDNRQARGGGS; encoded by the coding sequence GTGTGGGACGTGGTCGTGGTCGGGGCCGGCCCGGCCGGCGCCTCGGCCGCGCACGCGGCGGCGACGGCGGGGCGGCGCGTCCTGCTGCTGGAGAAGGCCGAGCTGCCCCGCTACAAGACCTGCGGCGGCGGCATCATCGGCCCCTCGCGCGATGCCCTCCCGCCGGGCTTCGTGCTGCCCCTGAAGGACCGCATCCACGCGGTCACCTTCTCCCACAACGGCAAGCTGACGCGGACCCGGCGCTCGAAGCAGATGCTGTTCGGGCTCATCAACCGGCCGGAGTTCGACGCGGGCCTGGTCGCCGAAGCGGAGAAGGCCGGCGCGACCGTCCGTACCGGGACGGCCGTGGCGCGAGTCGAGCAGCACGGCGCGGCGGTGCCCGACCGGCGCACCGTGGCCGTCGTCCTCGCGGACGGCGAGACCGTGCTGGCCCGGGCGGTTGTCGGCGCGGACGGCAGCGCGAGCCGGATCGGCGCGCACGTGGGCGTCGAGATGGACACCGTCGACCTCGGCCTGGAGGCGGAGATCCCGGTTCCGCAGACGGTCGCCGCGGACTGGAAGGGCCGGGTGCTCATCGACTGGGGCCCGCTGCCCGGCAGCTACGGCTGGGTCTTCCCCAAGGGCGACACCCTCACCGTCGGGGTCATCTCGGCGAAGGGCGAGGGCGCCGCGACCAAGCGGTACCTGGACGACTTCATCGCCCGCCTGGGCCTCGCCGGCTTCGAGCCGGCCGTCTCCTCCGGGCACCTGACCCGCTGCCGCAAGCCCGAATCGCCGCTCTCGCGCGGCCGGGTGCTGGTCGCGGGCGACGCGGCCGGGCTGCTGGAGCCGTGGACCCGGGAGGGCATCTCCTTCGCGCTGCGCTCGGGGCGGCTCGCGGGGGAGTGGGCCGTGAAGATCTCAGAGGCGCAGGACGCGGTGGACGCGCGGCGCCAGGCCCTCAACTACGCCTTCGCGGTGAAGGCGGGGCTGGGTGTGGAGATGGGCGTCGGCAAGCGGATGCTGACCTTGTTCGAGGCCCGGCCGGGGCTGCTGCACGCCGCGATCACCGGTTTCCGGCCGGCGTGGACGTCGTTCGCCCGGATCGTGCGCGGCTCGACGACGCTGGCCGACCTGGTACGGACGTACCCGCTGGCCCGCAGGGCGCTGCACGCGCTGGACAACCGGCAGGCGCGGGGCGGCGGGAGCTGA
- a CDS encoding dipeptidase, producing MSQNPIAETIASLMPRAKRELTELVAFQSVADWAQFPKSESEGAANWVADALRAEGFQDVALLDTPDGTQSVYGFLPGPEGAPTVLLYAHYDVQPPLDDAAWISPAFELTERDGRWYGRGAADCKGGFIMHLLALRALKANGGVPVSVKVIVEGSEEQGTGGLQQYAEAHPELLTADTILIGDAGNFRLGLPTVTATLRGMTLVKVKIDTLGGNLHSGMFGGVAPDALAALIQLLASLRAADGSTTVDGLASDAVWEGLQYPEADFRSDAKVLDGVGLIGEGTIADRLWARPAVTVLGIDCPPVVGATPSVHASAGALISLRVPPGVDTAEAIKRLEAHLVAHTPWQARLELEVVGQGQPFQADTSSPAYASMAAAMRVAYPGQEMQIAGMGGSIPLCNTLTSLYPEAEMLLIGLSEPEAQIHAVNESVSPEELERLSVAEAHFLLNYAESKRG from the coding sequence ATGTCCCAGAATCCGATCGCCGAGACCATCGCCTCGCTGATGCCCCGCGCCAAGCGGGAGCTGACCGAGCTGGTGGCCTTCCAGTCGGTGGCGGACTGGGCGCAGTTCCCGAAGAGCGAGAGCGAGGGTGCCGCCAACTGGGTGGCCGACGCCCTGCGCGCCGAGGGTTTCCAGGACGTGGCGCTGCTCGACACCCCGGACGGCACCCAGTCGGTGTACGGCTTCCTGCCCGGCCCCGAGGGCGCCCCGACCGTCCTGCTGTACGCGCACTACGACGTGCAGCCGCCGCTCGACGACGCCGCCTGGATCTCCCCCGCGTTCGAGCTGACCGAGCGCGACGGCCGCTGGTACGGGCGCGGCGCGGCGGACTGCAAGGGCGGGTTCATCATGCACCTGCTGGCGCTGCGGGCGCTGAAGGCCAACGGCGGTGTGCCGGTGAGCGTGAAGGTCATCGTCGAGGGCTCGGAGGAGCAGGGCACGGGCGGCCTCCAGCAGTACGCGGAGGCCCACCCCGAGCTGCTCACCGCCGACACGATCCTCATCGGCGACGCGGGCAACTTCCGTCTCGGCCTGCCGACGGTGACGGCGACGCTGCGCGGCATGACGCTGGTCAAGGTCAAGATCGACACGCTGGGCGGCAACCTGCACTCGGGCATGTTCGGCGGTGTCGCCCCCGACGCGCTGGCGGCCCTGATCCAGCTGCTGGCCTCGCTGCGCGCGGCCGACGGCTCGACCACCGTGGACGGGCTGGCCTCGGACGCGGTCTGGGAGGGCCTGCAGTACCCGGAGGCGGACTTCCGCTCCGACGCGAAGGTGCTGGACGGGGTCGGCCTGATCGGCGAGGGCACCATCGCGGACCGCCTCTGGGCGCGCCCGGCGGTCACCGTCCTCGGTATCGACTGCCCGCCGGTCGTCGGCGCCACCCCGTCGGTGCACGCGAGCGCGGGCGCGCTGATCAGCCTGCGCGTGCCGCCGGGCGTGGACACCGCGGAGGCCATCAAGCGGCTGGAGGCGCACCTGGTGGCGCACACGCCGTGGCAGGCGCGGCTGGAGCTGGAGGTCGTGGGCCAGGGGCAGCCGTTCCAGGCCGACACGAGCAGCCCGGCGTACGCGTCGATGGCCGCGGCGATGCGGGTGGCGTACCCCGGCCAGGAGATGCAGATCGCGGGCATGGGCGGCTCGATCCCGCTGTGCAACACGCTGACGTCGCTGTACCCGGAGGCGGAGATGCTGCTGATCGGGCTGAGCGAGCCGGAGGCGCAGATCCACGCGGTGAACGAGAGCGTGTCCCCCGAGGAGCTGGAGCGGCTGTCGGTCGCCGAGGCCCACTTCCTGCTGAACTACGCGGAGTCCAAGCGCGGCTGA